A single genomic interval of Nocardioides palaemonis harbors:
- a CDS encoding amino acid ABC transporter ATP-binding protein, which translates to MTAQETAPVSAGRGEPLVVLSGVQKHFGQLHALKDVELTVKRGEVVVVIGPSGSGKSTLCRTINRLETIDEGSITLDGQPLPQEGKALAALRAEVGMVFQSFNLFAHKTILENVTLGPIKVRGMKKEEAEKKARELLDRVGVGHQAEKYPAQLSGGQQQRVAIARALAMEPKVMLFDEPTSALDPEMIKEVLDVMVDLAEQGMTMVVVTHEMGFARTAAHRVVFMADGAIVEENTPEEFFTNPTSDRAKDFLGKILKH; encoded by the coding sequence ATGACCGCGCAGGAAACGGCCCCCGTCAGCGCCGGCCGAGGCGAGCCCCTCGTCGTGCTCAGCGGCGTCCAGAAGCACTTCGGACAGCTGCACGCCCTCAAGGACGTCGAGCTCACCGTCAAGCGGGGCGAGGTGGTCGTCGTGATCGGCCCGTCCGGCTCCGGCAAGTCCACGCTGTGCCGCACGATCAACCGCCTCGAGACCATCGACGAGGGCTCGATCACCCTCGACGGGCAGCCGCTGCCGCAGGAGGGCAAGGCGCTCGCCGCGCTCCGCGCCGAGGTCGGGATGGTCTTCCAGAGCTTCAACCTCTTCGCCCACAAGACGATCCTCGAGAACGTCACCCTCGGCCCGATCAAGGTCCGCGGGATGAAGAAGGAGGAGGCGGAGAAGAAGGCCCGCGAGCTCCTCGACCGCGTCGGCGTAGGCCACCAGGCCGAGAAGTACCCCGCCCAGCTCTCCGGCGGCCAGCAGCAGCGCGTGGCGATCGCCCGCGCCCTGGCGATGGAGCCGAAGGTGATGCTCTTCGACGAGCCGACCTCCGCGCTCGACCCGGAGATGATCAAGGAGGTCCTCGACGTCATGGTCGACCTCGCCGAGCAGGGCATGACGATGGTCGTGGTCACCCACGAGATGGGCTTCGCGCGCACCGCCGCCCACCGGGTCGTCTTCATGGCCGACGGCGCGATCGTCGAGGAGAACACTCCGGAGGAGTTCTTCACGAACCCGACCTCCGACCGCGCCAAGGACTTCCTCGGCAAGATCCTCAAGCACTGA
- a CDS encoding 2'-5' RNA ligase family protein, which yields MPRMHAIELLPDDAGTEVVRRDWQALRDAGLPSQLDHRGATNTPHVTVLAAPALRAEDERAAARVLGPLLPREARAAGVALLGGHRVTVVRLLDVDDDLVRAVLDVRAEVPDVQHLGWLPHVTLARRVPRADVPAVLEVLGHADAAVTLAGLRRWDPDAGVAHLL from the coding sequence ATGCCCCGGATGCACGCGATCGAGCTGCTGCCCGACGACGCCGGCACCGAGGTCGTACGCCGTGACTGGCAGGCCCTGCGCGACGCCGGGCTCCCCTCCCAGCTCGACCACCGCGGCGCCACCAACACCCCGCACGTGACCGTCCTCGCCGCTCCTGCGCTCCGCGCCGAGGACGAGCGGGCCGCGGCGCGCGTGCTGGGCCCGCTGCTCCCCCGCGAGGCGCGGGCCGCGGGCGTCGCCCTCCTCGGCGGCCACCGCGTCACCGTCGTCCGCCTGCTCGACGTCGACGACGACCTGGTCCGGGCGGTGCTCGACGTACGCGCCGAGGTGCCCGACGTCCAGCACCTCGGCTGGCTCCCGCACGTCACCCTCGCCCGCCGGGTGCCGCGCGCCGACGTGCCGGCCGTGCTCGAGGTGCTGGGGCACGCGGACGCGGCCGTCACCCTCGCCGGACTGCGTCGCTGGGACCCCGACGCCGGGGTCGCACACCTCCTCTGA
- a CDS encoding glycoside hydrolase family 16 protein: MLTLLPLAATAADANPSTGVSQVAAKAQAHKPGKATNKGRKGTRAAKVKVTATLAALPPIVQPGTSPADPSNQASLVATFSPVAPGQRVTLERRTARGWKLVDTATEDAWGTATFAAGPGRYRAATTASGLTWTSGTVTANRWTPEFEDTFSGTALDATVWNDQKRERESVYAPRTCARVDPSARSVGGGVLRLGIGVDPTMGGATCSYTSNGTAGTQQYLVNSQVSTENTRFFQHGIVAARIKPQRAKGMHTGFWMLPAGTTYTDGVPSAGTEIDIMEFFGENGRGNEAVGAHVHYYEAGWEKVSHGDLFPATRQVLGKNRSWWDEFHVFSVEWTPTAYIFRVDGREYYRETAAVSQAAQYLVLSNLTSDYELANLTSDELGDAAQVDWVRVYDATSIQSARVTRGRKAA; the protein is encoded by the coding sequence TTGCTGACTCTGCTGCCGCTTGCCGCCACCGCCGCTGACGCCAATCCCTCCACCGGCGTCTCGCAGGTCGCCGCAAAGGCCCAGGCCCACAAGCCGGGCAAGGCCACGAACAAGGGCCGCAAGGGCACCCGCGCCGCCAAGGTCAAGGTGACCGCCACCCTCGCCGCCCTCCCGCCGATCGTCCAGCCCGGCACCTCGCCCGCCGACCCCTCCAACCAGGCCTCGCTCGTCGCGACGTTCTCGCCGGTCGCCCCCGGCCAGCGGGTCACGCTCGAGCGCCGCACGGCCAGGGGCTGGAAGCTCGTCGACACCGCCACCGAGGACGCGTGGGGCACCGCCACCTTCGCCGCCGGCCCCGGCCGCTACCGCGCCGCCACCACCGCCTCCGGCCTGACCTGGACCTCCGGCACCGTCACCGCGAACCGCTGGACCCCCGAGTTCGAGGACACCTTCTCCGGCACCGCCCTCGACGCCACCGTCTGGAACGACCAGAAGCGCGAGCGCGAGAGCGTGTACGCCCCCCGCACCTGCGCCCGCGTCGACCCGTCGGCCCGCAGCGTCGGCGGCGGCGTGCTCCGCCTCGGCATCGGCGTCGACCCCACCATGGGCGGCGCGACCTGCAGCTACACCTCCAACGGCACCGCCGGCACCCAGCAGTACCTGGTCAACAGCCAGGTCTCCACCGAGAACACCCGCTTCTTCCAGCACGGCATCGTCGCCGCCCGCATCAAGCCGCAGCGCGCCAAGGGCATGCACACCGGCTTCTGGATGCTCCCCGCCGGCACCACCTACACCGACGGCGTCCCCTCCGCCGGCACCGAGATCGACATCATGGAGTTCTTCGGCGAGAACGGCCGCGGCAACGAGGCCGTCGGCGCCCACGTCCACTACTACGAGGCGGGCTGGGAGAAGGTCAGCCACGGCGACCTCTTCCCCGCCACCCGCCAGGTCCTCGGCAAGAACCGCAGCTGGTGGGACGAGTTCCACGTGTTCTCGGTCGAGTGGACCCCCACCGCCTACATCTTCCGCGTCGACGGCCGCGAGTACTACCGCGAGACCGCCGCCGTCTCCCAGGCCGCCCAGTACCTCGTCCTGTCGAACCTCACCTCCGACTACGAGCTCGCCAACCTGACCAGCGACGAGCTCGGCGACGCCGCCCAGGTCGACTGGGTCCGCGTCTACGACGCCACCTCGATCCAGTCGGCGCGCGTCACCCGCGGCCGCAAGGCCGCCTAA
- the miaB gene encoding tRNA (N6-isopentenyl adenosine(37)-C2)-methylthiotransferase MiaB → MSALHETTARTYEVKTHGCQMNVHDSERLSGLLEDAGYVRAGSDEQADVVVFNTCAVRENADNKLYGNLGHLAPVKAQRPGMQIAVGGCLAQKDRDTITQKAPWVDVVFGTHNIGSLPVLLERARVQEEAQVEILESLSVFPSTLPTKRESAYAAWVSISVGCNNTCTFCIVPSLRGKEKDRRPGEILAEVEALVAEGVTEITLLGQNVNAYGVEFGDRQAFSKLLRACGAVEGLERVRFTSPHPAEFTDDVIEAMAETPNVMPSLHMPLQSGSDKVLRDMRRSYRQSKYLGIIERVRAAIPEAAITTDIIVGFPGETEEDFQATLDVVRAARFSAAFTFQYSKRPGTPAAVLEDQVPADVVKDRYQRLVEVVEEVAWEENKALVGRTVELMVAEGEGRKDTATKRLSGRAPDNRLVHFAADFSAVDADSVRPGDMVEVEITYAAPHHLVADGAIRSVRRTRAGDAWERRTSAPSAPASVGLGMPAVGVPAPLPPAPACG, encoded by the coding sequence ATGAGCGCACTTCACGAGACCACCGCGCGCACCTACGAGGTGAAGACCCACGGGTGCCAGATGAACGTCCACGACTCCGAGCGGCTGAGCGGGCTGCTGGAGGACGCCGGCTACGTCCGCGCGGGCTCGGACGAGCAGGCCGACGTCGTCGTGTTCAACACGTGCGCGGTCCGCGAGAACGCCGACAACAAGCTCTACGGCAACCTCGGCCACCTCGCGCCGGTCAAGGCGCAGCGCCCGGGCATGCAGATCGCCGTCGGCGGCTGCCTCGCGCAGAAGGACCGCGACACGATCACCCAGAAGGCGCCGTGGGTCGACGTCGTGTTCGGCACCCACAACATCGGCTCGCTGCCGGTGCTGCTCGAGCGGGCGCGCGTGCAGGAGGAGGCCCAGGTCGAGATCCTGGAGTCGCTCTCGGTCTTCCCCTCGACCCTGCCGACCAAGCGGGAGTCGGCCTACGCCGCCTGGGTGTCGATCTCGGTCGGCTGCAACAACACCTGCACCTTCTGCATCGTCCCGTCGCTGCGCGGCAAGGAGAAGGACCGGCGTCCGGGCGAGATCCTCGCCGAGGTCGAGGCGCTGGTCGCCGAGGGCGTCACCGAGATCACCCTGCTCGGGCAGAACGTCAACGCCTACGGCGTCGAGTTCGGCGACCGGCAGGCGTTCTCCAAGCTGCTGCGCGCGTGCGGGGCGGTCGAGGGTCTCGAGCGGGTGCGCTTCACCTCTCCGCACCCCGCCGAGTTCACCGACGACGTGATCGAGGCGATGGCCGAGACCCCCAACGTGATGCCCTCGCTGCACATGCCGCTGCAGTCCGGCTCCGACAAGGTGCTGCGCGACATGCGCCGGTCCTACCGGCAGTCGAAGTACCTCGGGATCATCGAGCGGGTGCGCGCCGCGATCCCCGAGGCCGCGATCACCACCGACATCATCGTCGGCTTCCCGGGCGAGACCGAGGAGGACTTCCAGGCCACGCTCGACGTGGTCCGGGCCGCCCGGTTCTCCGCCGCCTTCACCTTCCAGTACTCCAAGCGCCCCGGCACCCCCGCAGCGGTCCTCGAGGACCAGGTGCCGGCCGACGTCGTCAAGGACCGCTACCAGCGCCTCGTCGAGGTCGTCGAGGAGGTCGCCTGGGAGGAGAACAAGGCGCTCGTCGGTCGCACCGTCGAGCTGATGGTCGCCGAGGGCGAGGGGCGCAAGGACACCGCGACCAAGCGGCTCTCCGGCCGGGCGCCCGACAACCGGCTGGTGCACTTCGCGGCCGACTTCTCGGCGGTGGACGCCGACTCGGTCCGCCCTGGCGACATGGTGGAGGTCGAGATCACCTACGCGGCGCCCCACCACCTCGTCGCCGACGGCGCGATCCGCTCGGTGCGCCGCACGCGCGCCGGCGACGCCTGGGAGCGGCGTACGTCCGCCCCGTCGGCCCCCGCCTCCGTCGGGCTCGGCATGCCCGCCGTCGGCGTCCCGGCCCCGCTGCCGCCGGCGCCCGCCTGCGGCTGA